The Streptomyces laurentii genome contains a region encoding:
- a CDS encoding tetR family transcriptional regulator (Bacterial regulatory proteins, tetR family; pfam00440;~TetR family transcriptional regulator [Streptomyces griseus subsp. griseus NBRC13350];~identified by MetaGeneAnnotator; putative;~mycofactocin system transcriptional regulator; TIGR03968) gives MSLAERKRLLVATELTEAALQLLALKGFDAVTVDEIAASAGVSKRTFFRYFASKEDVVVQFLSGMGGDIRAALAARPAGEAPSVSLRHAVAVPLAACTDRHPEHAARALRVVRLILRTPALLARFLERQAAWRETLAEELAGRRGLDPAADPYPRLAAGTALVAFHTTLELWSDSDAERDPLELLDRAFTMVAPALDAHDRGEAAGRAAGKG, from the coding sequence ATGAGTCTGGCCGAGCGCAAGCGGCTGCTGGTGGCCACCGAGCTGACCGAGGCGGCGCTCCAGCTGCTGGCCCTGAAGGGGTTCGACGCGGTGACGGTGGACGAGATCGCGGCGTCGGCCGGGGTGTCGAAGCGGACGTTCTTCCGCTACTTCGCGTCCAAGGAGGACGTGGTCGTCCAGTTCCTGTCCGGGATGGGCGGCGACATCCGGGCGGCCCTCGCCGCCCGGCCGGCCGGGGAGGCGCCGTCCGTTTCACTGCGGCACGCGGTCGCCGTACCGCTGGCCGCCTGCACCGACCGGCACCCCGAGCACGCGGCCCGCGCGCTGCGCGTGGTCCGGCTGATCCTCCGTACGCCCGCCCTCCTCGCCCGCTTCCTGGAGCGCCAGGCGGCGTGGCGCGAGACGCTGGCGGAGGAGCTGGCCGGCCGCCGGGGGCTCGATCCGGCGGCCGATCCGTATCCGCGACTGGCGGCGGGGACGGCACTGGTCGCCTTCCATACGACACTGGAACTGTGGAGCGACAGCGACGCGGAGAGGGACCCGCTGGAGCTGCTCGACCGGGCGTTCACGATGGTGGCCCCGGCACTGGACGCGCACGATCGGGGGGAGGCCGCCGGGCGGGCGGCCGGGAAGGGGTGA
- a CDS encoding carotenoid cleavage dioxygenase 1 (identified by MetaGeneAnnotator; putative;~sequence version:1) has product MATSSRLRSARLIGPEAEAEAEAEVEKGEETEGGVMVPILDLSPTPNVKLDTK; this is encoded by the coding sequence GTGGCCACCAGCAGCCGCTTGCGCTCGGCCAGACTCATCGGCCCAGAGGCAGAGGCGGAGGCAGAGGCAGAGGTGGAGAAGGGGGAGGAGACGGAAGGGGGAGTCATGGTCCCGATCCTAGACCTGTCGCCGACACCGAATGTAAAACTTGACACCAAGTGA
- a CDS encoding short-chain dehydrogenase/reductase family oxidoreductase (identified by MetaGeneAnnotator; putative;~putative NAD(P) binding site [chemical binding];~retinol dehydrogenase (retinol-DH), Light dependent Protochlorophyllide (Pchlide) OxidoReductase (LPOR) and related proteins, classical (c) SDRs; cd05327;~short chain dehydrogenase; Provisional;~short-chain dehydrogenase/reductase family oxidoreductase [Streptomyces himastatinicus ATCC53653]), with amino-acid sequence MAVPDLTGRRFVVTGANSGLGLATTRALARHGAHVVLAVRDEAKGRAAVRALADEIPGAAARLDVQRLDLADLDSVRECAAALRAAYPGLDVLVNNAGLMAPPYTRSAQGHELQFAVNHLGHFALTGLLLDRLVAGSAPRVVTVSSVQHRKGGIHFDALEGGGRPRDYSPMGWYNQSKLANAVFGHELHRRLTAAGSPVRSLLAHPGYAATHLQAETPVAAVRLLFGRILGPLFAQSSETGAFSQLYAATAPDAEGGAFFGPGGPGELRGAPKRVALAPAATDPETGRRLWELSERLTGVGYPLG; translated from the coding sequence GTGGCCGTCCCCGATCTGACCGGACGCCGCTTCGTCGTCACCGGCGCCAACAGCGGTCTCGGCCTCGCCACCACCCGGGCCCTCGCCCGCCATGGCGCCCACGTCGTCCTCGCGGTACGCGACGAGGCGAAGGGCCGCGCCGCCGTCCGCGCACTCGCCGACGAGATCCCGGGAGCGGCCGCCCGGCTCGATGTCCAGCGGCTCGATCTGGCCGATCTCGACTCGGTACGGGAGTGCGCGGCGGCCCTGCGCGCCGCGTACCCGGGCCTCGACGTGCTCGTCAACAACGCGGGCCTGATGGCGCCCCCGTACACCCGCAGCGCCCAGGGCCACGAGCTGCAGTTCGCCGTGAACCACCTCGGCCACTTCGCGCTCACCGGGCTGCTGCTCGACCGGCTCGTCGCCGGGAGCGCACCCCGCGTGGTCACGGTCAGCTCGGTCCAGCACCGCAAGGGCGGCATCCACTTCGACGCCCTGGAGGGCGGGGGTCGCCCCCGCGACTACTCGCCGATGGGCTGGTACAACCAGTCGAAACTCGCCAACGCCGTCTTCGGCCACGAACTCCACCGCCGTCTGACCGCCGCCGGAAGCCCCGTACGCAGCCTGCTCGCGCACCCCGGCTACGCCGCCACGCACCTCCAGGCCGAGACCCCGGTCGCCGCCGTACGCCTGCTTTTCGGCCGGATCCTCGGTCCGCTGTTCGCCCAGTCGTCCGAGACCGGTGCCTTCTCGCAGCTGTACGCGGCGACCGCGCCGGACGCCGAGGGGGGCGCGTTCTTCGGGCCGGGCGGCCCCGGCGAGTTGCGGGGAGCGCCGAAGCGGGTCGCGCTCGCGCCGGCGGCGACGGATCCGGAGACGGGCCGCCGCCTGTGGGAGCTGTCGGAGAGGCTGACGGGGGTGGGCTACCCGCTCGGGTGA
- a CDS encoding cytochrome P450 hydroxylase (Cytochrome P450 [Secondary metabolites biosynthesis,transport, and catabolism]; cl12078;~cytochrome P450 hydroxylase [Streptomyces sp. C];~identified by MetaGeneAnnotator; putative), producing MTEAVAFPQNRSCPYHPPTAYEPLREERPLSRVTLWNGRQVWFVTGHQAARALLGDQRLSTDSTREDFPLPTERSESLRRQRRGALLGWDDPEHNEQRRMLIPSFTLRRAESMRPRIQAIVDRLLDDMIAAGPSAELVGAFALPVPSMVICELLGVPYGDHEFFEEQSRRLLRGPAAEDIEKAFRSLEGYFGELIETKRTDPGEGVIDDLVARQREEGRPDDDELVQFATVLLVAGHETTANMISLATYTLLEHPARLAELRADPGLVPAAVEELLRFLSIADGLVRVAREDVPVGDQVIRAGEGVVFPTSLINRDDSVYEHPDTLDWSRSARHHVAFGFGIHQCLGQNLARIELEIALGTLLRRLPGLRLAAPADRIPFKPGDTIQGMLELPVTW from the coding sequence ATGACCGAAGCCGTGGCTTTTCCTCAGAATCGAAGCTGTCCCTACCACCCGCCGACCGCCTACGAGCCCCTGCGCGAGGAGCGTCCGCTGTCGCGGGTGACGCTGTGGAACGGGCGTCAGGTCTGGTTCGTGACCGGGCACCAGGCCGCCCGCGCGCTGCTCGGGGACCAGCGGCTGTCCACCGACTCGACGCGGGAGGACTTCCCGCTGCCGACCGAGCGGTCCGAGTCGCTGCGCCGACAGCGCCGCGGGGCACTCCTCGGCTGGGACGACCCGGAGCACAACGAGCAGCGGCGCATGCTGATCCCGAGCTTCACCCTGCGGCGGGCCGAGAGCATGCGGCCCCGCATCCAGGCGATCGTGGACCGGTTGCTGGACGACATGATCGCGGCCGGGCCGTCGGCCGAACTGGTCGGCGCGTTCGCGCTGCCCGTGCCGTCGATGGTGATCTGCGAGCTGCTCGGGGTGCCGTACGGAGACCACGAGTTCTTCGAGGAGCAGTCGCGCCGGCTGCTGCGAGGTCCCGCCGCCGAGGACATCGAGAAGGCGTTCCGGTCGCTGGAAGGCTATTTCGGCGAGCTGATCGAGACCAAGCGGACCGACCCGGGCGAGGGGGTGATCGACGACCTGGTCGCCCGGCAGCGCGAGGAAGGCAGGCCGGACGACGACGAGTTGGTGCAGTTCGCCACGGTCCTGCTGGTGGCGGGGCACGAGACCACCGCGAACATGATCTCGCTGGCGACGTACACGCTGCTCGAACACCCCGCGCGGCTAGCGGAGTTGCGGGCCGACCCGGGGCTCGTCCCGGCGGCCGTGGAGGAACTGCTCCGCTTCCTGTCCATCGCGGACGGGCTCGTCCGGGTCGCCCGTGAGGACGTGCCGGTCGGGGACCAGGTGATCCGGGCGGGTGAGGGCGTGGTGTTCCCGACGTCCCTGATCAACCGGGACGACTCGGTGTACGAGCACCCCGACACCCTGGACTGGTCGCGTTCGGCCCGGCACCACGTGGCGTTCGGCTTCGGCATCCACCAGTGCCTGGGGCAGAACCTGGCGCGGATCGAACTGGAGATCGCGCTGGGCACACTGCTGCGCAGGCTGCCCGGTCTGCGCCTGGCCGCCCCCGCCGACCGGATCCCGTTCAAGCCCGGGGACACCATTCAGGGGATGCTCGAACTGCCCGTCACCTGGTAG